One window from the genome of Malus domestica chromosome 01, GDT2T_hap1 encodes:
- the LOC139187518 gene encoding disease resistance protein RPP5-like isoform X1 — protein MASFSTPPPPPSSSRGRWIYDVFINFGSEDTRKIFIGHLYKALEQKSIKTFIDGDDPDLLTTIQVSKISIVVFSKNYASSSTRCLKQLVHILDHMDPEKHIVVPIFYQVDPSHVRKLAGSLQPDHGSNASIEEMQNWRSALTKAAGISGWDSQESMDDAKFIEDIVQDIFSKLLQLSNVFINFRGEDTRLSFVAHLHKALYQKAIHAFSDLGELNKGDEISNLFNDIQKSSISIVIFSKGYAQSTWCLRELVEILECVDRKIQKVCPVFYGVSPSEVRKITGPFGDAFYRYNDNSRFDVEEVKRWRYALTRAANYSGFDRIHSKNDAELIEKIVQHTWRACRDFDV, from the exons ATGGCCTCTTTTTctactcctcctcctcctccttcttcttcccgtGGTCGTTGGATTTATGATGTGTTCATTAATTTCGGGAGCGAAGACACTCGCAAGATCTTTATCGGCCATCTTTACAAAGCGCTGGAGCAGAAATCAATCAAAACCTTCATTGATGGCGATGATCCGGATCTCTTGACAACTATCCAAGTGTCAAAGATCTCGATTGTAGTTTTTTCTAAAAACTATGCTTCTTCTTCCACGCGGTGCTTAAAACAACTTGTTCATATCCTAGATCATATGGATCCAGAGAAGCATATAGTGGTGCCCATTTTCTACCAAGTAGATCCGTCTCATGTTCGTAAACTCGCGGGAAGTCTTCAACCTGATCACGGTTCTAACGCCAGCATCGAAGAGATGCAGAACTGGAGGTCCGCTCTAACTAAAGCCGCCGGTATATCTGGCTGGGATTCACAAGAGTCTAT GGATGATGCCAAGTTTATTGAGGACATTGTGCAAGATATTTTTAGTAAATTGCTCCAACTCAGCAATGTTTTCATCAATTTTAGAGGTGAAGACACTCGCCTCAGTTTTGTCGCCCATCTCCACAAAGCTCTGTATCAGAAAGCAATCCACGCCTTCAGCGATCTTGGAGAGCTTAATAAAGGCGATGAGATTTCGAATCTCTTCAACGATATTCAAAAATCAAGTATTTCGATCGTAATTTTTTCCAAAGGATATGCCCAATCCACATGGTGCTTGAGAGAACTGGTCGAAATCCTGGAATGTGTGGACAGAAAAATTCAGAAAGTGTGTCCCGTTTTCTATGGAGTATCTCCATCTGAAGTTCGTAAAATCACCGGTCCTTTTGGGGATGCTTTTTATCGATACAATGACAATTCTCGCTTCGACGTGGAAGAGGTGAAGAGATGGCGCTACGCTCTCACTAGAGCCGCCAATTATAGTGGATTTGATCGCATTCATTCCAA GAATGATGCCGAGCTTATTGAGAAAATTGTACAACACACTTGGAGAGCCTGCCGTGACTTCGACGTTTAA
- the LOC139187518 gene encoding disease resistance protein RPV1-like isoform X2, translated as MASFSTPPPPPSSSRGRWIYDVFINFGSEDTRKIFIGHLYKALEQKSIKTFIDGDDPDLLTTIQVSKISIVVFSKNYASSSTRCLKQLVHILDHMDPEKHIVVPIFYQVDPSHVRKLAGSLQPDHGSNASIEEMQNWRDDAKFIEDIVQDIFSKLLQLSNVFINFRGEDTRLSFVAHLHKALYQKAIHAFSDLGELNKGDEISNLFNDIQKSSISIVIFSKGYAQSTWCLRELVEILECVDRKIQKVCPVFYGVSPSEVRKITGPFGDAFYRYNDNSRFDVEEVKRWRYALTRAANYSGFDRIHSKNDAELIEKIVQHTWRACRDFDV; from the exons ATGGCCTCTTTTTctactcctcctcctcctccttcttcttcccgtGGTCGTTGGATTTATGATGTGTTCATTAATTTCGGGAGCGAAGACACTCGCAAGATCTTTATCGGCCATCTTTACAAAGCGCTGGAGCAGAAATCAATCAAAACCTTCATTGATGGCGATGATCCGGATCTCTTGACAACTATCCAAGTGTCAAAGATCTCGATTGTAGTTTTTTCTAAAAACTATGCTTCTTCTTCCACGCGGTGCTTAAAACAACTTGTTCATATCCTAGATCATATGGATCCAGAGAAGCATATAGTGGTGCCCATTTTCTACCAAGTAGATCCGTCTCATGTTCGTAAACTCGCGGGAAGTCTTCAACCTGATCACGGTTCTAACGCCAGCATCGAAGAGATGCAGAACTGGAG GGATGATGCCAAGTTTATTGAGGACATTGTGCAAGATATTTTTAGTAAATTGCTCCAACTCAGCAATGTTTTCATCAATTTTAGAGGTGAAGACACTCGCCTCAGTTTTGTCGCCCATCTCCACAAAGCTCTGTATCAGAAAGCAATCCACGCCTTCAGCGATCTTGGAGAGCTTAATAAAGGCGATGAGATTTCGAATCTCTTCAACGATATTCAAAAATCAAGTATTTCGATCGTAATTTTTTCCAAAGGATATGCCCAATCCACATGGTGCTTGAGAGAACTGGTCGAAATCCTGGAATGTGTGGACAGAAAAATTCAGAAAGTGTGTCCCGTTTTCTATGGAGTATCTCCATCTGAAGTTCGTAAAATCACCGGTCCTTTTGGGGATGCTTTTTATCGATACAATGACAATTCTCGCTTCGACGTGGAAGAGGTGAAGAGATGGCGCTACGCTCTCACTAGAGCCGCCAATTATAGTGGATTTGATCGCATTCATTCCAA GAATGATGCCGAGCTTATTGAGAAAATTGTACAACACACTTGGAGAGCCTGCCGTGACTTCGACGTTTAA
- the LOC139194928 gene encoding disease resistance protein RPV1-like, with translation MSMAAPSSSSLKYNVFLNFRGVDTRKIFVGHLYRALDQKLITFIDAEEIRKGDDLLQLLSAIEESRISIVVFSQNYASSTWCLKELVKILACMDAKKQIVVPIFYEVDPSEVRKQKKIFAEAFAQHERESNADMEEVESWRSAVTRAANLSGWDSRKYEDDAKLIEEIVDDIYKRYIQVSPSKDNGLVGMDYHIDAVNSLLRPGVDDVFTVGIWGMGGIGKTTIARAVYDGIACQFEACCFLENVKEGFSKNGAVHMQEMLLSRILKQEKVQSLGTLERLQRLQRKKVFIVLDDVDELSQIEALLGKQHSFGGGSRVIITTRDKQLLSGAGAVYKPENLSEPEALKLFYQYAFRTIQPTRNYGQLSRRAIQYAQGLPLALKVLGAFLDNKTVPEWEDELEKIRKIPQKGIHNVLKTSFDGLDESDKDIFLDIACFLKGMDIDSAKKSLDSCGLYPHRGIRVLIDRALISVSKWGELVMHDLLEEMGREIVRQECIKEPGRRSRLWSYEDVRHVLTQKTATEAIEGIILDSAIFKERCSNTEAFVSMTKLRLLMIRDGYFDEYGFVSEDSFDSQTSTEAEDELAFGDSFDNRAPHDCFIKHWIADLKFQSSQLRCLIWRGCPLKSWPSNFQFKNLVNLDMSNSRIEQLWTGAEPLEKLKFINLSYCESLKKTPDFTKATSLKELNLKGCTELYEVDPSISALKNLAILNLGDCENLKSLPGIIRMGSLQTLDLSGCSNLEKFPEISEVMEELSELYLVGTAIKELPSSINKLTGLTVLDLSQCRELKSLPSSIHMGSLQTLKLSGCSNIEKFPDISDVMGNLSKLYLDSTAIKELPSSINKLTGLTFLDLRGCENLKSLPGINHMGSLQTLNLSGCSNLEKFPEISEVMEELSELYLVGTAIEELPSSINKLTGLTLLDLRRCEELKSLPSSIHMGSLQTLNLSGCSMLEKFPDISDVMKKLSRLYLDKTAIKELPSSINKLTGLTVLDLSRCRELKSLPSSIHMGSLQTLNLSGCSNLEQFPDISGVMEKLSELYLNETAIKELPSSINKLTGLTVLDLSRCRELKSLPSSIHMGSLQTLNLSGCSNLEQFPDISGVMEKLSELYLDETAIKELPSSINKLTSLTILVLRGCRELKSMPSSIHMGSLQTLKLSGCSNIEKFPDISDVMGNLSKLYLDSTAIKELPSSINKLTGLTFLDLRGCENLKSLPGINHMGSLQTLNLSGCSNLEKFPEISEVMEELSELYLVGTAIEELPSSINKLTGLTLLDLRRCEELKSLPSSIHMGSLQTLNLSGCSMLEKFPDISDVMKKLSRLYLDKTAIKELPSSINKLTGLTVLDLSRCRELKSLPSSIHMGSLQTLNLSGCSNLEQFPDISGVMEKLSELYLNETAIKELPSSINKLTGLTVLDLSRCRELKSLPSSIHMGSLQTLNLSGCSNLEQFPDISGVMEKLSELYLDETAIKELPSSINKLTSLTILVLRGCRELKSMPSSIHMGSLQTLNLSGCSNLEQFPDISGVMEKLSELYLDETAIKELPSSINKLTGLTVLDLSRCRELKSLPSSIHMGSLQTLKLFGCSNFEKFPDISDVMGKLSKLYLGGTAIKELHSSINKLTGLTVLNLRGCRELKSLPSSIHVGSLQTIILSGCSMLEKFPDISDVMEKLSELHLDGTAIKELHSSINKLTGLTILNLRGCQELKSLQSSIHIGSLQTLNLSGCSNLEKFPEISDAMENLSELYLDGTAIKELPSSINKLTGLTDLNLSWCQELKEPAEQHSYGISSNPYSFGLLNA, from the exons ATGTCAATGGCTGCTCCTTCCTCTTCCTCATTGAAATACAACGTCTTCCTGAATTTCAGAGGCGTAGACACTCGCAAGATCTTCGTCGGCCATCTCTACAGAGCTCTGGATCAGAAATTAATCACCTTCATCGACGCCGAAGAGATCAGAAAAGGCGACGATCTTTTGCAGCTCCTCTCAGCTATCGAAGAGTCGAGGATTTCGATCGTGGTTTTCTCCCAGAACTACGCTTCTTCGACGTGGTGCTTGAAAGAACTGGTCAAAATCCTGGCGTGCATGGACGCAAAGAAGCAGATAGTGGTGCCGATTTTCTACGAAGTTGATCCATCTGAAGTTCgtaagcaaaagaaaatttttgCAGAAGCTTTTGCTCAACACGAACGCGAATCGAACGCCGACATGGAAGAGGTGGAGAGCTGGAGGTCCGCGGTAACCAGAGCTGCCAATTTATCCGGCTGGGATTCGCGAAAATACGA GGATGATGCCAAGCTTATTGAGGAAATTGTGGATGACATATATAAGAGATATATCCAAGTCTCGCCAAGCAAAGATAATGGCTTGGTTGGAATGGATTACCACATAGATGCAGTGAATTCACTATTACGTCCTGGGGTGGATGATGTTTTCACTGTTGGAATATGGGGTATGGGAGGTATAGGCAAAACCACCATCGCTCGCGCTGTTTATGATGGAATCGCATGTCAATTTGAAGCTTGCTGCTTTCTCGAAAATGTCAAGGAAGGCTTCTCGAAGAATGGTGCAGTACATATGCAAGAAATGCTTCTTTCTAGAATCTTGAAGCAGGAAAAGGTGCAGAGTTTAGGCACGTTGGAAAGGCTACAAAGGCTACAAAGGAAAAAAgttttcattgttcttgatgacgTTGATGAATTATCCCAAATCGAAGCCTTACTTGGAAAGCAGCATTCATTTGGTGGTGGAAGTCGGgtcattataacaactagagaTAAACAATTATTAAGTGGAGCTGGTGCTGTATATAAGCCCGAGAACTTAAGTGAGCCAGAAGCTCTTAAACTCTTCTACCAGTATGCCTTCAGAACAATCCAACCCACCCGAAATTATGGTCAGCTCTCAAGGCGTGCCATACAATATGCCCAAGGTCTGCCTTTAGCACTCAAAGTGTTGGGAGCTTTTCTTGATAACAAAACTGTGCCCGAGTGGGAAGATGAGTtggaaaaaataaggaaaatcccGCAAAAGGGAATTCATAATGTGCTTAAAACGAGCTTTGATGGACTAGATGAGTCAGACAAGGACATCTTTCTAGATATTGCATGTTTCTTGAAAGGAATGGATATAGACAGTGCAAAAAAAAGTCTGGACAGTTGTGGCTTATATCCCCATCGTGGAATAAGAGTTCTAATCGACCGAGCTCTCATATCTGTGTCAAAGTGGGGGGAACTGGTGATGCATGATTTACTAGAGGAAATGGGTCGGGAAATCGTTCGCCAAGAATGTATCAAAGAGCCTGGGAGAAGAAGTAGGTTGTGGAGTTATGAAGATGTTCGTCATGTGCTGACTCAAAAAACA GCTACAGAAGCAATTGAAGGCATAATCCTGGATTCAGCAATCTTTAAAGAGAGATGCTCAAATACTGAAGCATTTGTTAGTATGACAAAACTAAGACTGCTCATGATACGTGATGGTTACTTTGACGAATATGGGTTTGTATCCGAGGATTCATTTGACAGTCAAACTTCAACTGAAGCAGAAGATGAGCTTGCATTCGGGGATTCATTTGACAATCGAGCTCCACATGATTGCTTCATAAAACACTGGATTGCGGACTTAAAGTTCCAAAGTTCTCAGTTGAGGTGTCTCATCTGGCGTGGTTGCCCCCTCAAGTCTTGGCCATCCAACTTCCAGTTCAAGAATCTTGTAAACCTTGACATGAGCAATAGTCGCATCGAACAACTTTGGACAGGAGCTGAG CCTCTGGAAAAGTTGAAATTCATCAATTTAAGTTATTGTGAAAGCCTTAAGAAAACCCCCGACTTCACAAAGGCTACAAGTCTTAAGGAACTAAATCTCAAAGGTTGTACAGAGTTATATGAGGTTGACCCATCCATTTCAGCTCTGAAAAACCTTGCTATATTGAATCTAGGAGACTGTGAAAATCTTAAGAGCCTTCCGGGCATCATTCGTATGGGATCTCTTCAAACCCTTGATCTTTCTGGTTGCTCAAACCTTGAGAAGTTTCCTGAGATTTCGGAAGTTATGGAGGAGCTGTCAGAGCTTTATTTAGTTGGGACTGCAATTAAAGAACTGCCTTCTTCAATTAATAAACTCACAGGCCTCACTGTTTTGGACCTATCTCAGTGTCGAGAACTCAAGAGCCTGCCGAGCAGCATTCATATGGGATCTCTTCAAACCCTTAAACTTTCTGGTTGCTCAAACATTGAGAAGTTTCCAGATATTTCAGATGTTATGGGGAATCTATCAAAGTTATATTTAGATAGCACTGCCATTAAAGAACTGCCTTCGTCAATTAATAAACTCACGGGCCTTACTTTTTTGGACCTAAGAGGCTGTGAAAATCTTAAGAGCCTTCCGGGCATCAATCATATGGGATCTCTTCAAACCCTTAATCTTTCTGGTTGCTCAAACCTTGAGAAGTTTCCTGAGATTTCGGAAGTTATGGAGGAGCTGTCAGAGCTTTATTTAGTTGGGACTGCAATTGAAGAACTGCCTTCTTCAATTAATAAACTCACGGGCCTTACTCTCTTGGACCTAAGACGCTGTGAAGAACTGAAGAGCCTGCCGAGCAGCATTCATATGGGATCTCTTCAAACTCTTAATCTTTCAGGTTGCTCAATGCTTGAGAAGTTTCCAGATATTTCAGATGTTATGAAGAAACTATCAAGGTTATATTTAGACAAGACTGCAATTAAAGAACTGCCTTCGTCAATTAATAAACTCACAGGCCTCACTGTTTTGGACCTATCTCGGTGTCGAGAACTCAAGAGCCTGCCGAGCAGCATTCATATGGGATCTCTTCAAACCCTTAATCTTTCTGGTTGCTCAAACCTGGAGCAGTTTCCAGATATTTCAGGTGTTATGGAGAAGCTATCAGAGCTTTATTTAAACGAGACTGCAATTAAAGAACTGCCTTCGTCAATTAATAAACTCACAGGCCTCACTGTTTTGGACCTATCTCGGTGTCGAGAACTCAAGAGCCTGCCGAGCAGCATTCATATGGGATCTCTTCAAACCCTTAATCTTTCTGGTTGCTCAAACCTGGAGCAGTTTCCAGATATTTCGGGTGTTATGGAGAAGCTATCAGAGCTTTATTTAGACGAGACTGCAATTAAAGAACTGCCTTCGTCAATTAATAAACTCACGAGCCTTACTATTTTGGTCCTAAGAGGCTGTCGAGAACTCAAGAGCATGCCAAGCAGCATTCATATGGGATCTCTTCAAACCCTTAAACTTTCTGGTTGCTCAAACATTGAGAAGTTTCCAGATATTTCAGATGTTATGGGGAATCTATCAAAGTTATATTTAGATAGCACTGCCATTAAAGAACTGCCTTCGTCAATTAATAAACTCACGGGCCTTACTTTTTTGGACCTAAGAGGCTGTGAAAATCTTAAGAGCCTTCCGGGCATCAATCATATGGGATCTCTTCAAACCCTTAATCTTTCTGGTTGCTCAAACCTTGAGAAGTTTCCTGAGATTTCGGAAGTTATGGAGGAGCTGTCAGAGCTTTATTTAGTTGGGACTGCAATTGAAGAACTGCCTTCTTCAATTAATAAACTCACGGGCCTTACTCTCTTGGACCTAAGACGCTGTGAAGAACTGAAGAGCCTGCCGAGCAGCATTCATATGGGATCTCTTCAAACTCTTAATCTTTCAGGTTGCTCAATGCTTGAGAAGTTTCCAGATATTTCAGATGTTATGAAGAAACTATCAAGGTTATATTTAGACAAGACTGCAATTAAAGAACTGCCTTCGTCAATTAATAAACTCACAGGCCTCACTGTTTTGGACCTATCTCGGTGTCGAGAACTCAAGAGCCTGCCGAGCAGCATTCATATGGGATCTCTTCAAACCCTTAATCTTTCTGGTTGCTCAAACCTGGAGCAGTTTCCAGATATTTCAGGTGTTATGGAGAAGCTATCAGAGCTTTATTTAAACGAGACTGCAATTAAAGAACTGCCTTCGTCAATTAATAAACTCACAGGCCTCACTGTTTTGGACCTATCTCGGTGTCGAGAACTCAAGAGCCTGCCGAGCAGCATTCATATGGGATCTCTTCAAACCCTTAATCTTTCTGGTTGCTCAAACCTGGAGCAGTTTCCAGATATTTCGGGTGTTATGGAGAAGCTATCAGAGCTTTATTTAGACGAGACTGCAATTAAAGAACTGCCTTCGTCAATTAATAAACTCACGAGCCTTACTATTTTGGTCCTAAGAGGCTGTCGAGAACTCAAGAGCATGCCAAGCAGCATTCATATGGGATCTCTTCAAACCCTTAATCTTTCTGGTTGCTCAAACCTGGAGCAGTTTCCAGATATTTCAGGTGTTATGGAGAAGCTATCAGAGCTTTATTTAGACGAGACTGCAATTAAAGAACTGCCTTCGTCAATTAATAAACTCACAGGCCTCACTGTTTTGGACCTATCTCGGTGTCGAGAACTCAAGAGCCTGCCGAGCAGCATTCATATGGGATCTCTTCAAACCCTTAAACTTTTTGGTTGCTCAAACTTTGAGAAGTTTCCAGATATTTCAGATGTTATGGGGAAGCTATCAAAGCTTTATTTAGGTGGGACTGCCATTAAAGAACTGCATTCGTCAATTAATAAACTCACGGGCCTTACTGTTTTGAACCTAAGAGGCTGTCGAGAACTCAAGAGCCTGCCGAGCAGCATTCATGTAGGATCTCTTCAAACCATTATTCTTTCGGGCTGCTCAATGCTTGAGAAGTTTCCAGATATTTCAGATGTTATGGAGAAGCTATCAGAGCTTCATTTAGATGGGACTGCTATTAAAGAACTGCATTCATCAATTAATAAACTCACGGGCCTTACTATTTTGAACCTAAGAGGCTGTCAAGAACTCAAGAGCCTGCAGAGCAGTATTCATATCGGATCTCTTCAAACCCTTAATCTTTCTGGTTGCTCAAACCTTGAGAAGTTTCCAGAGATTTCAGATGCTATGGAGAATCTATCAGAGTTATATTTAGATGGGACTGCCATTAAAGAACTGCCTTCATCAATTAATAAACTCACGGGCCTTACTGATTTGAACCTATCTTGGTGTCAAGAACTCAAAGAGCCTGCCGAGCAGCATTCATATGGGATCTCTTCAAACCCTTATTCTTTCGGGTTGCTCAATGCTTGA
- the LOC139198191 gene encoding toll/interleukin-1 receptor-like protein, producing MAVSSSSSVSDVRRWKYDVFVSFGHQDTGRDFVSHLIRAFNQKSISTPVDAEGICRDDCPSEELPDAVQHSRLFIVVFSKGYADSRCRLEELVQMLNCVDKNNQKLLPVFYRVDPSDVRRATGAFAEAFQKYECNRVDEEEVPRWRSALTSASNYFGWYLPYYRNEADVIEEIVQSVFDKLICFSSYGSRRKYDVFLNFRGTDTRKSFVVHLYKALYLKVINTFMDGEELEKATAFRIS from the exons ATggctgtttcttcttcttcttcagtatCTGACGTCCGTCGTTGGAAATATGATGTCTTCGTCAGTTTCGGACACCAAGACACCGGCAGGGATTTTGTCAGCCATCTGATCAGAGCTTTCAATCAGAAATCAATCAGTACACCCGTGGATGCTGAAGGTATTTGCAGAGACGACTGCCCTTCGGAGGAGCTCCCAGACGCCGTCCAACATTCGAGGCTTTTTATTGTAGTTTTTTCTAAAGGATACGCTGATTCCAGATGTCGCCTCGAAGAACTGGTCCAAATGCTGAACTGCGTGGATAAAAATAACCAGAAGTTGTTGCCCGTTTTCTATAGAGTAGATCCGTCTGATGTTCGTAGAGCCACCGGAGCTTTTGCGGAAGCTTTTCAGAAATACGAGTGCAATCGCGTCGACGAGGAAGAGGTGCCGAGATGGAGATCCGCTCTAACTAGTGCCAGCAATTATTTTGGCTGGTATCTCCCATATTATag GAATGAAGCCGACGTGATCGAGGAAATCGTACAAAGTGTTTTTGATAAATTGATCTGCTTCTCATCGTATGGCAGTCGTCGGAAATATGATGTATTTCTCAACTTTAGAGGTACAGACACTCGCAAGAGTTTTGTCGTCCATCTCTACAAAGCTCTGTATCTAAAAGTAATCAACACCTTCATGGATGGTGAAGAGTTAGAAAAGGCAACAGCATTTCGGATCTCCTGA